A window of Pomacea canaliculata isolate SZHN2017 linkage group LG3, ASM307304v1, whole genome shotgun sequence contains these coding sequences:
- the LOC112559852 gene encoding histidine N-acetyltransferase-like isoform X2, whose translation MEQMPSDEELCIASLADRQSVVAIADDVHSGTDYLPATYPSLVEGPGVRGYIYKKGGKAIAFMSTQLTDGGRTLLETAGRVVKEYRGRGVYGRLQRLVRDRHLGSPHLCYINLALNEISMAVYGQRLLKTYQQVAEKMEELFSI comes from the exons ATGGAGCAGATGCCATCGGATGAGGAGCTTTGTATCGCATCGCTGGCTGACCGACAGTCGGTGGTGGCCATAGCTGATGACGTGCACAGCGGCACCGACTACCTCCCCGCCACCTACCCCTCTCTCGTTGAAGGACCAGGGGTTCGAGGCTACATCTACAAAAAGGGGGGAAAAGCT ATTGCTTTTATGAGCACTCAGCTGACTGATGGAGGCAGGACTTTGTTAGAGACTGCAGGAAGAGTGGTCAAGGAATACAGAGGAAGGGGAGTGTATGGGCGACTTCAAAGACTCGTTCGTGACAGACACCTCGGGTCGCCCCACCTTTGCTATATTAATTTGGCACTCAATGAAATCAGCATGGCAGTGTATGGACAAAGACTTCTAAAAACGTACCAACAGGTAGCAGAGAAG ATGGAAGAATTATTCTCGATCTGA
- the LOC112559852 gene encoding histidine N-acetyltransferase-like isoform X1: MEQMPSDEELCIASLADRQSVVAIADDVHSGTDYLPATYPSLVEGPGVRGYIYKKGGKAIAFMSTQLTDGGRTLLETAGRVVKEYRGRGVYGRLQRLVRDRHLGSPHLCYINLALNEISMAVYGQRLLKTYQQVAEKTLTSVELTWFD; the protein is encoded by the exons ATGGAGCAGATGCCATCGGATGAGGAGCTTTGTATCGCATCGCTGGCTGACCGACAGTCGGTGGTGGCCATAGCTGATGACGTGCACAGCGGCACCGACTACCTCCCCGCCACCTACCCCTCTCTCGTTGAAGGACCAGGGGTTCGAGGCTACATCTACAAAAAGGGGGGAAAAGCT ATTGCTTTTATGAGCACTCAGCTGACTGATGGAGGCAGGACTTTGTTAGAGACTGCAGGAAGAGTGGTCAAGGAATACAGAGGAAGGGGAGTGTATGGGCGACTTCAAAGACTCGTTCGTGACAGACACCTCGGGTCGCCCCACCTTTGCTATATTAATTTGGCACTCAATGAAATCAGCATGGCAGTGTATGGACAAAGACTTCTAAAAACGTACCAACAGGTAGCAGAGAAG ACACTCACAAGCGTCGAGCTGACATGGTTTGATTAG